In the Dyella humicola genome, AGGAACCAGCCGTTGGTGATCAGGCCGCATTGCATGCCGGCCTTGGTGGCCGAGGCGACGAGTGATTCGATCTGTGGATGAACCAGGGGCTCGCCGCCCTGAAACGTCATGTAGCGAATGCGACGTTTGCGCAAGATCGGTAATGCCCGCTCAAATTCGTCCGGCGCAAGATAACGTCGCGGCCCTGCCAGCTTCTTGTCGCGCGAGAAGCCACAGAAGTCGCAGGCTGCGTTGCATACGTTGGTGACCGAAACGTCGCAGACCGCCGGCAAGGCATTCGGTGAAGGGGGGGCGCTACCGTCGGCGTGCCGCTGATCATGCCCTGCCGTGTCCCGCACTTTTGTATCCATAGAACCCCCGTTGGTCTGGCCACGCGCTCTGCCCGAACAAGGGGGCACATACGCCTCACGGTGATACTGGTTTGCGTCTGTGCCGCTGGCAGCTGTTCGGCTGGAGGCGATGGGCAGCCAGCGGCAAGGGGCATGCTAGGTCCATTCCTACATTCGAAATGTGAAGGTCTGGTGTAGGTCGCCGATGGGCCGCACCGAACGACGTTCAAGCCCCGTGGCCCGCCCATTAGGGTCATTGAGATGCGTTCGGGACAGCCATGACGACGCGGGGCGCATGCGCCAACGGCCTTGCGCCGCCAGCCTCAACCACCCGGGTCATGTTTACCGAGCGGGTTCGACGCCGCGAAAAGGCACGCCGCCCATGTCCCTGCCAAGGTGATCTTTCCCAGGGCGAGAACAGGGGCTGCCGGTGATCCGGGGTCAGGCCGTTTCGGTGCTTTCGCGAACCGCCGAGCTGGTGCTTTCCGCTTCGTGTGAAGCATGGGCCGGCTGCAACACGTGATGCCCCAGTGCATGCAGGTCGAGTTGGTCGACCGGGATCGGCCGGTAGTCGGGGCCGAAGGCCACTTCGCCCAGTTTCCAGCCGGCCGGCCGACGCACGGCGCCCCAGAAGCGCTTGATGCCGTTCCAGTGCAACCCGATCAGATTGTGGTTGTTGTCGTCGTCGACCATCGGGTCGCCCACGCCGGTGGGACGGGGCGGTTCGCCGTACAGCGCGGTGCCGAACAGCACGTCCCAGATCGAGAACACCTGGCCGAAGTTGCAGTTGTGCAGCTTCGGTCGGGTCGGATCGACCAGCATGTGGTGCAGGCGGTGGAACTTGGGCGCCACGAACACGCGATCGAATACCGGGCCGAAGCCGAGACGCACGTTCGTGTGCGAGAGGTTTTGCACCAGTTCGCCCACCAGCACCAGCCAGGCAAATTGCTCCGGCTCCACGCCGATCACGATGCCGACCACGGCGAGAATCATCGACTGCAGGAAGCCGTCGATCGGGCTGCCGCGGTCGTTGGTCCAGCAGCTCATCTGGCGCGTGCTGTGATGCAGGCTGTGCAAGGCCCACCACCACGGCAGCGCGTGTTGCATGCGATGCATCCAGTAGTAGACGAAGTCGTAGACGAGGTAGTAACAGAAGAACAGCAGCAGCGGATGCGCCTTGAGCACGGGTACCCAATGGGTGAGCGCCAGCGGCGAGGCGCTGGGGTCGCTGGGACCGGTGTCGGGGCCGCCGAAGAAATTGGCGATCGGCGAGAGCACCAGGTAGCTGAAGACGGGGAAGATGCCGATCAGCATCATCAACGTGTACTGGAAATCCGCCCGGGTGAGCTTGCGGTCGGTCCATTTTTCCGCCGGCATCAGGCTTTCGAGCGGGCGGAAGATGAAGCCGATGATGCAAAGCTGGAGCGTGGCGACCAGCAGCGCGCCCGAGATGTCGTTCGCATTGCCGGCGAGGTCTTGCAGATGCAGGAACTGCAGTACGGGGAGCACGCCATGCTCGGCAAACCAGCTGACCCAGTGGGACCACAGTTCGGACATCTTTGAATACACCTTGCTTGGGGCGGGCAGGCTCGGCAGGCTGGAGTCTTTGGCGCGACCGACTGGGGCTGTCCGTGGCGCCGCTCCGGCGCTCTACTGAACCGGGTGGTTTAGGATACCGGCGGCGACCGCAGGCATCCAGTCGACAGGATTTTGCGTCGCCGACCTTTCGCTCAGCTGGCGGAGCGCAGGCGGGCGTCCAACTCGTTCAGCCGCTGCGGCGTACCGACGTCGGTCCAGGCGCCGCGATGGTGGCTGCCGCTCAGTTTTTCCTGGGCCATGGCGCGCAGCAGCAGCGGTTTCAGTTTGAACGCGGGTGGCTGCGCGTCTAGATCGGCGGTGTGACCGATCACCTCGCGCCAATCGTCGAGTAATTCGCGCCGGAAAACGCCCAAGCCGCTATAGGTCAGGCGCGGCGGCGCGTCGTCATCGTGCAGCAGGCCTTCATCGTCCAGCCGGAAATCACCGTGCGGATGTTGCGCCGGGTTATCCACCATCAGCAGGTGCGCGAGACCGCGGGGTTCGGAGGGCAGCGCAGCGAAATCGGCATCGGTCCAGACATCGCCATTGATCACGATGAACGGCTCCGGGCCGAGCAGGCCGAGAGCGTTAAGCATGCCGCCACCGGTTTCCAGCGGCGTTGGCCCTTCATAGGCGTATCGGATGCGGAGGCCCCAGCGCGAGCCATCGCCCAGCGTGTCGGGGAACTGTTCGGCCAGGTGCGAGGTGTTGATCACTACGTAATGCACGTCGATGGCGGCGAGCTTTTCCAGATGCCACACGATCAGTGGTTTGCCGCCGACCGGCAGCAAGGGCTTGGGAGTGTGGTCAGTGAGCGGGCGCATGCGCTCGCCCAGGCCGGCCGCAAAGATCAGTGCGTGCCTCATGCGGCGGCTACCTGGGTGAGATCGCGTCCTTGCGCATGGCGCTCGAGCAGGGCGACGAAGTCCGCCAATTCCGGATAGCTGCGCGCCACCGATACCACGTAGTGATAAACCCGTGGCACGTCGGCCAGATAGCCCGGCTTGCCGTCGCGATACCACAGCCGATAGAACTGCCCGAGGACCCGGATATGGCGGTGCAGACCGGTGAGATCGAACCAGCGCAGGAAGTGCGCGCAGTCGATGTCCTTGCCGATCAACCCCGCATCCACGAGTCGTCGCCGATAGGACTCCACCCAGCCCTCGATGCGTTCGCGCGGCCAGGTGATATAGGCGTCGCGCAGCAGGGAGGCGAGGTCGTAGGTGATGGGGCCGGCCAGGGCGCCCTGGAAGTCGATGATGCCGGGATTGTTGTCGTGGACGATCAGCAGGTTGCGGCTATGGAAGTCGCGGTGCACGAAGCAGCGGGGCTGTTGCAGCGCGTTGCGTATCACCACATCAAAAGCGGCTTCCAGTACGTCCCATTCGTCGCAATCCGGCGTGTGGCCGAGATGGCGGCCGAGAAACCACTCCGGCATGACTTCCAGTCCGCGCACGAGCAGGGCATGGTCGAACGGTGGCAGGTCGCTGTAGTCCATGCGCGACTGCATGCGCAGCAGTGCATCCATGGCATCGCCGTAGAGTTGGTCCGCGCTGTCTTCGTTCAATGCCGGCAGGTACAGGCGCGTGCCGAGATCCTCGATCAGCAGGAAGCCCTGCTCCAGGTCATGCGCATGCACCGCCGGTACATGCAGGCCGGCGGCAGCGAGACGCGCGTTCATGGCCAGCCACGGGCGCGGATCTTCCTGCGCGGGCGGCGAGTCCATCACGATCCAGCTGGAGCCGGCATGGTGCGTGCGCCAATAGCTGCGGAAGCTGGCGTCGGAGGAGGCGGGTTCGAGGGTGAGCGCGGCGTCGCCGAGCGTGGAGCGGGTCCAGGCCAGGCGGGCGGCGGCGCGATCGGGAGCGGTGGTCATGGTGTGCTGCTAGTGACGATGCGCAAAGCTTAACGGCTCGCGGCTTTAGCTTCCTCTCCCCGTTGGGGAGAGGGAGCAGCGATCACGACAGGTTGTAGGCCTTCTCTTCGTGCAGCGCCAAATCCAGGCCGATCTGTTCCTGCTCCTCATCCACGCGCAGGCCCAGTGTCCAGTCGATCAGCTTGAGAATGAGCAGGCTGAGTACGGCGCTCCAAATCACGGTGAAGCCCACGCCCTTGGCCTGGATCCACAACTGCCCCCCCAGCGATTCGACGTTGCCGAAACCGCCAAGCTTCGGCGACGCCAAAGGGCCGGTGAGCAAGGCGCCGACGATGCCGGCCACCGCGTGCACGCCAAATACATCAAGTGAGTCGTCGTAGCCGAGCCTGTGCTTCAGGCGGGTGGCGCTGAAGAAGCAGATGACGCCGGCGAGCAAGCCAAGTACCAGGCCGCCCCCAGGGCCGGCCGTGCCTGCGGCGGGCGTTACGGCGACCAGGCCCGCCACCGCGCCGGAAACAATGCCCAGCACGCTGGGGCGCCCGTGCGCGATCCACTCTGCCCCCAACCAGCCAAGAGCGGCAGCGGCGGTGGCGATCTGGGTGACCAGCATGGCCATGCCGGCGCTACCGTTGGCGGCAACGGCCGAGCCCGCGTTGAAGCCGAACCAGCCCAGCCATAGCAGGCTGGCCCCCACCACGGTGTAGCCGAGGTTATGCGGCGGCATCGGCACATGGGGGTAGCCACGGCGCTTGCCGATCACCAGGCAGGCGATCAGGCCGGCGATACCGGCGTTGATATGCACCACCGTGCCGCCGGCAAAGTCGAGCACGCCCAAGTCGCCCAGCAGGGAGCCCGGTCCACTCCACACCATATGCGCCACCGGCAGATAGACGATGGTGAGCCAGAGTCCGCTGAACCACAGCAGCGCACTGAACTTCATGCGTTCGGCGAAGGCGCCGATGATCAGTGCCGGCGTGATGATCGCGAAAGTCAGCTGGAACATCACGAACACGCTTTCCGGCACCGTTTGGTAGCGCGAATCCGGCTTGAGCCCGGCGAGGAACACGCGGTCCAGCCCGCCAATAAACGAATGCAGATTGGTGACGCCTGCTTGCATGCCTTCGGTGCTGAAGGCGAGCGAATAGCCATAAAGCATCCACAGCACCGACACCACGGCGGTGATGGCAAAGCACTGCATCAGAATGGACAGCAGGTTCTTGGAGCGCACCATGCCGCCGTAGAACAGCGCCAGCCCGGGGATGGTCATCAACAGCACCAGGGCCGTGGCGGTGAGCATCCATGCCGTGTCGCCGCTGTCGATATGCGAGGGGGCGGCTGCCTGTGCCCACGCGGGTGCCGAGGCGGCCAGGGCGATCAGGCCAAGCGTCACGCGTCGCTTCAGAGCTTTTGCATCAAAGCGCATCGACGTCGACCTCCTGCGTGCGAATGCGGATGGCTTGTTCCAGCTCGCTGACAAAAATCTTGCCATCGCCGATCTTGCCGGTGCGCGCAGTGCTGCTGATCGCTTCGATGGCGTGTTCGAGCTGTTCATCAGCCACCGCCACCTCAAGCTTGAGCTTGGGAAGAAAGTCCACCACGTACTCGGCGCCGCGATAGAGCTCGGTGTGCCCGTGCTGCCGGCCAAACCCCTTGACCTCTGTGACGGTCATCCCCGTCACACCCACCTCGGTCAACGCCTGGCGAACATCGTCCAGCGTGAACGGTTTGATGATGGCCGTAATCCACTTCATCCCCAGAGCTCCCCATGCCGTAGATATGTGGCAGTGCAGCACGATGCGTGCCAGGAGGGTTCGTGTGCTGCGATGTCGATCACCAACTGCCTCTCCGTCATCCCGGCGAAAGCTAGAATGCAGTGTCTTCAAAGGGTTGCAGAGGCACTGGATCCCAGCTTTCGCCGGGATGACGGAGAGGTATTGGCCAGGTTGCGGTAAAGCCATGGCTCTGCATTGCCCAAAAACGGGGCGGCGCAGCACCACTAAGCCCGCTTTTGGTGCAGCGCCCTGGTTTGACTGGCACGGCGTTAATCAGTACCATTTTGGTCCCGATTCGAGCAGTCCTGGCCGCTTCCCTATGCTTCGCGTCAGCCGCCTCACCGATTACGCCACGGTGGTGATGACCTGCATCGCCGCCCATCCTGACGACGTGCTCAGCACGGCGCAGATCGCTGATGAGACGCGCCTGGAGCTGCCCACCGTGAGCAAGCTGCTGAAGCTGCTTGGCCATGCCGGGCTGGTGGAATCCTTCCGTGGCGTCAACGGCGGCTACCGGCTGGCGCGACCGGCCGGGGAGATCACCCTGGCGCAGATTGTCGAAGCGCTTGAAGGCCCCATCGGCATGACCGAATGCAGCGTCGCCGTCGGCCAGTGCGACCGCGAATCGCTATGCGGCGTGCGTACCAATTGGCAGCACGTGAATAGCGTCGTGGATAACGCCCTGCGCGCCGTCAGCCTGTCCGACATGCTCAAACCACCTAGTCGTCGTATCGACGCGAACCTGATCGGATGACACCTGATCTTCCCTCGACCGCCCACGACGACACGAAGACGACCATGACCACCGAAACCTCCGAACGCAGCGACACCTCCACCACGCTTCGCGACAACGCTGAAGTTGCCGAGGCGCTGGGCCGTCGCTACGAGGCCGGCTTCGTCACGGACATCGAAACCGACAGCCTGCCGCCCGGCTTGTCCGAAGACATCATCCGCCAGCTGTCCGCGCTCAAGCAGGAGCCGGAGTGGATGACCGAGTGGCGCCTCAAGGCGTACCGCCACTGGCTCACCATGCCGACGCCGGACTGGGCCAAGCTCAATCTCAGTCCGATCGACTATCAGGCGATCAGCTACTACGCCGCGCCCAAGGAGGGCCCGAAGTCGCTGGACGAAGTCGATCCGAAGCTGCTGGAAACCTACGAGAAGCTCGGCGTGCCGTTGCACGAGCGCGCCAGGCTAGCCGGTGTGGCGGTGGATGCCGTGTTCGACTCGGTCTCCGTGGGTACCACCTTCCGCAAGGAGCTGGCCGAAGCCGGCGTGATCTTCTGCTCGATGAGCGAGGCGATCCGCGAGCACGGCGAGCTGGTGCAGCAGTACCTGGGCAGCGTGGTGCCGACCGGCGACAACTATTTCGCGGCCTTGAACTCGGCGGTGTTCTCCGATGGCTCGTTCGTGTTCATCCCCAAGGGCGTGCGTTGCCCGATGGAGCTGAGCACCTACTTCCGCATCAACGCGATCAACACGGGACAGTTCGAGCGCACCTTGATCGTCGCGGAAGATGGCGCCTACGTGTCCTACCTCGAAGGCTGCACCGCGCCGATGCGCGACGAGAACCAGCTGCACGCCGCCGTGGTGGAACTGGTCGCGCTGGAGAAGGCGCAGATCAAGTATTCGACGGTGCAGAACTGGTATCCGGGCGACGAGAACGGCGTCGGCGGCATCTACAACTTCGTGACCAAGCGCGGCGATTGCCGCGGTGATGACTCCAAGATTTCCTGGACCCAGGTCGAAACCGGTTCGGCGATTACCTGGAAGTACCCCAGCTGTGTGCTGCGCGGCGATCGTTCGGTGGGCGAGTTCTACTCGGTGGCACTCACCCATCATCATCAGCAGGCCGATACCGGCACCAAGATGATCCATATCGGCAAGGGCACCAAGTCCAAGATCATCTCCAAGGGCATCAGCGCCGGCCGCAGCAGCAACAGCTATCGTGGCCTGGTGAAGGTGGAGAAGGGCGCCGAAGGCGCGCGCAACTACACCCAGTGCGACTCGCTGCTGATCGGCAAGAAATGCGGCGCCCACACCTTCCCCTATATGGAAGTGAAGAATCCCACGGCCATCGTCGAGCACGAAGCCACCACCTCCAAGATTTCCGACGACCAGCTGTTCTATTGCCGTAGCCGCGGCATCGGCGAGGAAGACGCCGTATCGATGATCGTCGATGGCTTCTGCAAGCAGGTGTTCCGCGAACTGCCGATGGAGTTCGCGGTGGAAGCGAAGAAGCTGCTGGAAGTATCGCTGGAAGGTGCGGTGGGATGATCCGCTCCACCCGGCATCCGCAGCCCTGTGGCGCGGTGTCACCCTCTGTATCGAATCGACTCCAACTATTGATCGTGCCGTGCCTGCGGGCCGCTAACTGAAGAATCTGCCATGCTGAAGATCGAAAACCTGCACGCCCGCGTCGAGGGCAAGGACATCCTCAAGGGACTCACGCTTACCGTGAACCCGGGCGAGGTGCACGCGATCATGGGGCCGAACGGTGCTGGAAAATCCACGCTGGGCAACGTGCTTTCGGGGCGCGACGGTTACGAAGTGACCGAGGGCTCGGTGAGCTTCAACGGCGTCGATCTGCTTGCCATGGAGCCCGAAGAGCGTGCCGCCGCCGGTGTGTTCCTGGCGTTCCAGTATCCGGTGGAAATTCCCGGGGTGAACAACACGTATTTCTTGCGCGCCGCGCTCAATGCGCAGCGCAAGCAGCGCGGCGAGAAGGAACTGGATTCCATGCAGTTCCTGAAGCTGGTGCGCGAGAAGCTCAAGATCATGCAGATCTCCGATGAGTTGCTGCATCGCGCGGTGAACGAGGGTTTCTCTGGCGGCGAGAAGAAGCGCAACGAGATCTTCCAGATGGCCGTGTTGGAACCGAAGCTGGCGATCCTCGACGAGACCGATTCGGGCCTGGATATCGACGCGCTCAAGCAGGTCGCGCAAGGCGTGAATGCGCTGCGTTCGTCCGAGCGTGGTTTCCTGATCATCACGCATTACCAGCGCCTGCTCGACTATATCGAGCCGGACTTCGTGCATGTGCTGGCCGATGGCCGCATCGTGGAAAGCGGTGACAAGACGCTGGCGCTCAAGCTGGAAGAGCACGGCTATGCCTGGGTCACCGAGAAGGATCCCGCGCTGACGGGGGCGTCCGCATGAGCGAGCCGCAACGCATGCCTTTCGTCGAGTCGCTGCTGGAAGCGGCGGCGCAGGCGCGCTTGCCCGGCAGTAACATCGGCTGGCTGGATGCCGCGCGCCGCGAGAATCTCCAAGCCTTCGCCGCGGCCGGCTTGCCGGATACGCGGATGGAGGCCTGGAAATACACGGCGCTGCGCGCATTGGGGCAGCGACGCTTTGCACCCGGCGATGCACTTGCAGCCACGCGCGACATCGATCCTGCTGCGCTCGCGCTGCCGGGTATGGACGGGCCCGCGTTGGTTTTCGTCAATGGCGTATTCCGTGC is a window encoding:
- a CDS encoding ammonium transporter, with protein sequence MRFDAKALKRRVTLGLIALAASAPAWAQAAAPSHIDSGDTAWMLTATALVLLMTIPGLALFYGGMVRSKNLLSILMQCFAITAVVSVLWMLYGYSLAFSTEGMQAGVTNLHSFIGGLDRVFLAGLKPDSRYQTVPESVFVMFQLTFAIITPALIIGAFAERMKFSALLWFSGLWLTIVYLPVAHMVWSGPGSLLGDLGVLDFAGGTVVHINAGIAGLIACLVIGKRRGYPHVPMPPHNLGYTVVGASLLWLGWFGFNAGSAVAANGSAGMAMLVTQIATAAAALGWLGAEWIAHGRPSVLGIVSGAVAGLVAVTPAAGTAGPGGGLVLGLLAGVICFFSATRLKHRLGYDDSLDVFGVHAVAGIVGALLTGPLASPKLGGFGNVESLGGQLWIQAKGVGFTVIWSAVLSLLILKLIDWTLGLRVDEEQEQIGLDLALHEEKAYNLS
- a CDS encoding sterol desaturase family protein, which gives rise to MSELWSHWVSWFAEHGVLPVLQFLHLQDLAGNANDISGALLVATLQLCIIGFIFRPLESLMPAEKWTDRKLTRADFQYTLMMLIGIFPVFSYLVLSPIANFFGGPDTGPSDPSASPLALTHWVPVLKAHPLLLFFCYYLVYDFVYYWMHRMQHALPWWWALHSLHHSTRQMSCWTNDRGSPIDGFLQSMILAVVGIVIGVEPEQFAWLVLVGELVQNLSHTNVRLGFGPVFDRVFVAPKFHRLHHMLVDPTRPKLHNCNFGQVFSIWDVLFGTALYGEPPRPTGVGDPMVDDDNNHNLIGLHWNGIKRFWGAVRRPAGWKLGEVAFGPDYRPIPVDQLDLHALGHHVLQPAHASHEAESTSSAVRESTETA
- the sufB gene encoding Fe-S cluster assembly protein SufB produces the protein MTTETSERSDTSTTLRDNAEVAEALGRRYEAGFVTDIETDSLPPGLSEDIIRQLSALKQEPEWMTEWRLKAYRHWLTMPTPDWAKLNLSPIDYQAISYYAAPKEGPKSLDEVDPKLLETYEKLGVPLHERARLAGVAVDAVFDSVSVGTTFRKELAEAGVIFCSMSEAIREHGELVQQYLGSVVPTGDNYFAALNSAVFSDGSFVFIPKGVRCPMELSTYFRINAINTGQFERTLIVAEDGAYVSYLEGCTAPMRDENQLHAAVVELVALEKAQIKYSTVQNWYPGDENGVGGIYNFVTKRGDCRGDDSKISWTQVETGSAITWKYPSCVLRGDRSVGEFYSVALTHHHQQADTGTKMIHIGKGTKSKIISKGISAGRSSNSYRGLVKVEKGAEGARNYTQCDSLLIGKKCGAHTFPYMEVKNPTAIVEHEATTSKISDDQLFYCRSRGIGEEDAVSMIVDGFCKQVFRELPMEFAVEAKKLLEVSLEGAVG
- a CDS encoding aminoglycoside phosphotransferase family protein codes for the protein MTTAPDRAAARLAWTRSTLGDAALTLEPASSDASFRSYWRTHHAGSSWIVMDSPPAQEDPRPWLAMNARLAAAGLHVPAVHAHDLEQGFLLIEDLGTRLYLPALNEDSADQLYGDAMDALLRMQSRMDYSDLPPFDHALLVRGLEVMPEWFLGRHLGHTPDCDEWDVLEAAFDVVIRNALQQPRCFVHRDFHSRNLLIVHDNNPGIIDFQGALAGPITYDLASLLRDAYITWPRERIEGWVESYRRRLVDAGLIGKDIDCAHFLRWFDLTGLHRHIRVLGQFYRLWYRDGKPGYLADVPRVYHYVVSVARSYPELADFVALLERHAQGRDLTQVAAA
- a CDS encoding SUF system Fe-S cluster assembly regulator, which gives rise to MLRVSRLTDYATVVMTCIAAHPDDVLSTAQIADETRLELPTVSKLLKLLGHAGLVESFRGVNGGYRLARPAGEITLAQIVEALEGPIGMTECSVAVGQCDRESLCGVRTNWQHVNSVVDNALRAVSLSDMLKPPSRRIDANLIG
- the sufC gene encoding Fe-S cluster assembly ATPase SufC, whose translation is MLKIENLHARVEGKDILKGLTLTVNPGEVHAIMGPNGAGKSTLGNVLSGRDGYEVTEGSVSFNGVDLLAMEPEERAAAGVFLAFQYPVEIPGVNNTYFLRAALNAQRKQRGEKELDSMQFLKLVREKLKIMQISDELLHRAVNEGFSGGEKKRNEIFQMAVLEPKLAILDETDSGLDIDALKQVAQGVNALRSSERGFLIITHYQRLLDYIEPDFVHVLADGRIVESGDKTLALKLEEHGYAWVTEKDPALTGASA
- the murU gene encoding N-acetylmuramate alpha-1-phosphate uridylyltransferase MurU codes for the protein MRHALIFAAGLGERMRPLTDHTPKPLLPVGGKPLIVWHLEKLAAIDVHYVVINTSHLAEQFPDTLGDGSRWGLRIRYAYEGPTPLETGGGMLNALGLLGPEPFIVINGDVWTDADFAALPSEPRGLAHLLMVDNPAQHPHGDFRLDDEGLLHDDDAPPRLTYSGLGVFRRELLDDWREVIGHTADLDAQPPAFKLKPLLLRAMAQEKLSGSHHRGAWTDVGTPQRLNELDARLRSAS
- a CDS encoding P-II family nitrogen regulator, whose protein sequence is MKWITAIIKPFTLDDVRQALTEVGVTGMTVTEVKGFGRQHGHTELYRGAEYVVDFLPKLKLEVAVADEQLEHAIEAISSTARTGKIGDGKIFVSELEQAIRIRTQEVDVDAL